Proteins from a single region of Caldanaerovirga acetigignens:
- the rpsL gene encoding 30S ribosomal protein S12: protein MPTINQLVRKGRKKVVSKSKSPALRGCPQKRGVCTVVKTTTPKKPNSALRKIARVRLTNGMEVTAYIPGIGHNLQEHSVVLVRGGRVKDLPGVRYHIIRGALDAAGVANRRQGRSLYGAKRPKS from the coding sequence ATGCCGACAATAAACCAGTTGGTGAGGAAAGGAAGGAAAAAGGTTGTTTCCAAATCTAAATCTCCTGCATTGAGAGGATGTCCTCAGAAGCGTGGAGTGTGTACCGTTGTAAAGACCACGACACCTAAAAAGCCCAACTCAGCCTTGAGGAAGATAGCAAGGGTAAGGCTTACCAATGGTATGGAAGTTACAGCTTATATTCCGGGCATAGGTCACAACCTCCAGGAACACTCCGTGGTTTTGGTAAGAGGCGGCAGGGTAAAGGACTTACCTGGTGTAAGGTACCACATCATCCGCGGCGCATTAGATGCTGCAGGAGTCGCCAACAGGAGACAGGGTCGCTCCCTTTACGGGGCTAAAAGGCCGAAGTCTTAA
- a CDS encoding L7Ae/L30e/S12e/Gadd45 family ribosomal protein encodes MLSKLKSAPKKTVGTKQTLKAVEKGQASVVFIAEDAEEHVVAGLKELCRAKGIEIVPVATMKELGEACGIDVGAASAAILNQQ; translated from the coding sequence ATGCTTAGTAAATTGAAAAGCGCCCCCAAGAAAACTGTAGGGACCAAACAAACACTGAAAGCTGTAGAAAAAGGACAGGCATCTGTGGTGTTCATTGCTGAAGACGCGGAGGAGCACGTAGTTGCCGGGCTGAAAGAACTATGTAGGGCTAAAGGCATCGAAATAGTGCCTGTAGCTACTATGAAGGAACTGGGGGAGGCGTGTGGCATCGACGTAGGGGCAGCATCGGCTGCGATATTAAATCAACAATAG
- the yabQ gene encoding spore cortex biosynthesis protein YabQ, with the protein MNIAEVDVQLIFLAGAISSGIIAGLFFDIYRRLRRFLKPGPILTSVGDFMYWIFMALGTFYIIYKINYGQVRIYLFFGFATGLLVYCCAVSPYVIRVLIIIERIMCGIACFPRKIFCYTMRWKPVRLLKRIVEEARRMMPKRKY; encoded by the coding sequence ATGAATATAGCCGAAGTAGATGTGCAGCTTATTTTCCTTGCAGGGGCCATATCGTCGGGAATTATAGCAGGACTTTTTTTTGATATTTACAGGAGGTTGAGGAGGTTTTTAAAGCCAGGGCCTATTTTGACTTCAGTTGGCGATTTTATGTATTGGATTTTTATGGCTCTTGGAACTTTTTACATTATTTATAAAATAAATTACGGTCAAGTAAGAATTTACCTTTTTTTTGGATTTGCTACAGGACTTTTGGTATATTGCTGCGCCGTAAGCCCTTATGTTATAAGAGTTTTAATTATAATAGAGAGGATTATGTGTGGGATAGCCTGTTTTCCGCGAAAAATTTTTTGTTATACAATGCGATGGAAACCGGTGAGGCTTTTGAAGAGAATAGTAGAAGAAGCCAGGAGGATGATGCCAAAAAGAAAATATTAA
- a CDS encoding S1 RNA-binding domain-containing protein has product MPVQVGQIVEGKVTGITKFGAFVELPEGVTGLVHISEVAEGYVKDVRDYLNYNDVVKVKVIAISEDGRVSLSIRKTRENAKPRRTNAMSFEEKLAKFLKESEERQKDLKKYVAKKGTSGYKRKAY; this is encoded by the coding sequence ATGCCTGTGCAGGTGGGACAAATTGTTGAGGGCAAAGTTACGGGAATAACCAAATTCGGAGCTTTTGTGGAGCTTCCCGAAGGCGTTACGGGATTGGTGCATATTTCGGAGGTGGCAGAGGGATACGTAAAAGACGTGAGGGATTATCTCAACTACAACGACGTAGTAAAAGTAAAGGTCATTGCCATATCCGAGGACGGTAGGGTAAGCCTTTCGATTCGGAAGACAAGGGAGAATGCCAAGCCCCGCAGAACTAATGCCATGAGTTTTGAAGAAAAGCTGGCGAAATTTTTAAAGGAAAGCGAAGAACGCCAAAAGGATTTAAAGAAATACGTGGCAAAGAAGGGGACAAGTGGATATAAGCGCAAAGCGTATTAA
- a CDS encoding FtsB family cell division protein — protein MGAKKRIKIGRVLFLIFLIYFIYTFAVQQFKINDLRRQEVELSSEITRLSAEREKLKKEIELLNTESYIEELARDQLGLVKPGEILYKVSPRR, from the coding sequence GTGGGCGCGAAGAAGAGGATTAAAATAGGCAGGGTATTGTTTTTGATTTTTTTGATATATTTCATTTATACATTTGCAGTTCAGCAGTTTAAAATCAACGATTTAAGAAGGCAGGAAGTTGAACTAAGCAGTGAGATAACACGGCTTTCTGCCGAGAGAGAGAAGTTAAAAAAAGAAATCGAGCTTTTGAACACCGAAAGTTACATAGAAGAATTGGCAAGAGACCAACTTGGTTTGGTTAAGCCCGGAGAGATTCTATATAAAGTATCGCCGAGGCGTTGA
- a CDS encoding Ppx/GppA phosphatase family protein, with protein MKAAVIDLGSNSVRLLVAEIEEGKINQIFKDLATTRLGAGVVKNGMLWRDSIEKTVSAVEAFKNKAMAFGCQRIVAFATSAVREAKNGGEFMQELKERVGLEVRLLSGREEAKLSFIGAKESLKVEGRALVIDIGGGSTEFALGEKEIELEESLPMGAVRWTEQFLKSDPPKNEEIKALQMEARKLLSGFEKNFKKVKAGGVNAIGVGGTFTSLCAILKKLEEYHWTKVHGTYLEYEKMEKMTKELCGFNLDQRKKIPGLAAERADIIAAGALIALEIMRFLGLKTIVVSEADLMEGFLLTN; from the coding sequence ATGAAAGCGGCTGTCATAGACTTGGGCTCTAATTCTGTGAGGCTTCTCGTTGCAGAGATTGAGGAAGGGAAAATAAACCAAATATTTAAGGATCTGGCGACAACCCGCCTCGGAGCGGGTGTAGTAAAAAATGGGATGCTTTGGCGGGATTCGATTGAGAAAACTGTATCGGCAGTGGAGGCTTTTAAAAACAAGGCTATGGCTTTCGGCTGCCAGCGAATAGTTGCTTTTGCAACCAGTGCCGTCCGTGAAGCCAAAAACGGCGGTGAATTTATGCAAGAATTGAAGGAAAGGGTCGGCCTTGAAGTGAGGCTTCTCTCGGGACGGGAGGAAGCGAAACTTTCGTTCATTGGAGCAAAGGAATCCCTTAAAGTTGAAGGACGGGCTCTGGTCATAGATATAGGGGGAGGCAGCACAGAATTTGCTTTAGGTGAAAAGGAGATAGAATTGGAAGAGAGCCTGCCGATGGGGGCGGTAAGATGGACGGAGCAATTTTTGAAGTCTGATCCGCCAAAAAATGAAGAGATAAAGGCCCTGCAGATGGAAGCAAGGAAGTTGCTCTCAGGCTTTGAAAAAAATTTTAAGAAAGTGAAAGCAGGTGGGGTAAACGCAATTGGCGTCGGTGGAACTTTTACGTCTCTTTGTGCCATTTTAAAAAAACTAGAGGAATATCACTGGACTAAAGTGCACGGGACTTACCTCGAATACGAAAAGATGGAAAAAATGACAAAAGAGCTTTGCGGCTTCAACTTAGATCAAAGAAAAAAAATCCCCGGCCTTGCAGCGGAGCGTGCCGACATTATAGCGGCAGGAGCGCTTATAGCTTTAGAAATAATGAGGTTCCTCGGGCTCAAAACCATCGTCGTAAGCGAGGCGGACTTAATGGAGGGGTTTTTATTGACAAATTAA
- the rpoC gene encoding DNA-directed RNA polymerase subunit beta', with protein sequence MLELNFFDSIRIGLASPEQIREWSRGEVKKPETINYRTLKPEKHGLFCERIFGPVKDWECHCGKYKRVKYKGVICDRCGVEVTKSKVRRERMGHIELAAPVSHIWFLKGIPSRIGLMLDMSPRALEKVIYFASYIVIDPGNTPLAKKQLLTEKEYREYREKYGNAFRAGMGAEAIKELLQEIDLEKLAKELRAELKEANGQKKVRILRRLEVVEAFRKSGNRPEWMILEVIPVIPPDLRPMVQLDGGRFATSDLNDLYRRVINRNNRLKRLLDLGAPDIIVRNEKRMLQEAVDALIDNGRRGRPVTGPGNRPLKSLSDMLKGKQGRFRQNLLGKRVDYSGRSVIVVGPELKLYQCGLPKEMALELFKPFVMKKLVEEGYAHNIKSAKRMVERVKPEVWDVLEDVIKEHPVLLNRAPTLHRLGIQAFEPVLVEGRAIQIHPLVCTAYNADFDGDQMAVHVPLSAEAQAEARLLMLSTNNMLKPADGKPVVTPTQDMVLGIYYLTIERDGVKGEGRYFSSPEEAVLAYHMGEVSLHAKVNVRVTREINGKKCSKIIKTTPGRIIFNECIPQNLGFVDRSKEENLFEPELNMLVDKGKLGEIVDRCYKKHGTTKTAEVLDKIKELGFHFATKAGITIGITDIEIPEDKEKIISEAEEQVDQVELMYRRGLISDEERYEKVIEIWANATEKVTESLMNSLDKLNSVYMMANSGARGNKQQIRQLAGMRGLMADTAGRIIDLPIKANFREGLTVLEYFISTHGARKGLADTALRTADSGYLTRRLVDVSQDVIVRELDCGTTEGVTVRAIMDGKEVIETLRERIDGRYALEDVVDPRTGEVLVRANEMITDEIADKIVAAGIEEVKIRSVFTCRTRHGVCAKCYGKNLATGKPVEVGEAVGIIAAQSIGEPGTQLTMRTFHTGGIAGYDITQGLPRVEELFEARRPKGQAVIAENAGMVRILDTKKKREVEVAGDDGEARVYQIPYGARLTVENGSRVEAGDPLCEGPINPHDILRIKGVGGVQAYLLQEVLKVYRMQGVDINDKHIEIIIRQMLRKVKIEDPGDTELLPGELVDIFEFEEINEHAKQEGKKPAEARRVLLGITKASLATDSFLSAASFQETARVLTEAAIKGKIDPLIGLKENVIIGKLIPAGTGMKRYRNIKINVEGQGQENQSTNQQ encoded by the coding sequence TTGCTTGAGCTGAACTTTTTCGATTCCATAAGGATAGGTCTTGCCTCCCCGGAACAGATAAGAGAATGGTCAAGGGGCGAAGTAAAAAAGCCCGAAACCATAAACTACAGAACTTTAAAACCGGAAAAGCACGGACTTTTCTGCGAGCGGATATTCGGTCCTGTCAAGGACTGGGAATGTCATTGTGGCAAATACAAGAGAGTGAAATACAAAGGCGTTATATGCGACCGCTGCGGTGTAGAGGTTACAAAATCCAAAGTGCGCCGCGAGAGGATGGGGCACATTGAACTTGCTGCTCCCGTATCCCACATCTGGTTTTTGAAAGGAATACCCAGCAGAATCGGTCTAATGCTCGATATGTCGCCTCGGGCTTTGGAAAAAGTCATATATTTTGCTTCATACATTGTAATCGACCCGGGTAATACTCCTCTTGCTAAGAAACAACTTCTGACCGAAAAAGAATACAGGGAATACAGGGAAAAATACGGCAACGCATTCAGAGCAGGCATGGGTGCTGAAGCGATAAAAGAATTGCTGCAGGAAATCGATCTGGAAAAACTCGCCAAGGAACTCAGGGCCGAGCTCAAAGAGGCTAATGGCCAGAAAAAAGTTCGCATTTTAAGAAGGCTTGAAGTGGTGGAAGCTTTCAGGAAATCGGGCAACAGACCTGAGTGGATGATACTTGAGGTGATACCGGTTATCCCGCCGGACCTCCGGCCGATGGTCCAATTGGATGGAGGGCGCTTTGCCACTTCAGATTTAAACGACCTTTACCGCAGAGTTATAAACAGAAACAACAGGTTAAAGAGGCTTTTGGACCTGGGAGCACCTGACATAATAGTTCGCAACGAGAAGAGGATGCTCCAGGAGGCTGTCGACGCGCTCATAGACAACGGCAGGAGGGGAAGACCTGTAACCGGTCCCGGCAACAGGCCCCTTAAATCGCTGAGCGATATGTTAAAAGGCAAGCAGGGGCGCTTCAGGCAAAACCTTTTGGGTAAGCGCGTGGACTATTCGGGCAGGTCGGTAATCGTAGTAGGTCCCGAGCTCAAGCTCTACCAGTGCGGGCTTCCCAAGGAAATGGCATTGGAGCTTTTCAAACCTTTTGTGATGAAGAAACTGGTGGAGGAAGGATACGCCCACAATATAAAAAGTGCTAAAAGAATGGTGGAGAGGGTAAAACCCGAAGTGTGGGACGTACTCGAGGATGTCATAAAAGAACATCCGGTGCTTTTAAACAGGGCTCCTACACTTCACCGCCTGGGCATTCAGGCTTTTGAACCGGTGCTGGTGGAAGGCAGGGCTATCCAGATTCATCCGCTGGTCTGCACCGCATACAATGCCGACTTCGACGGCGACCAGATGGCCGTCCACGTCCCTCTTTCGGCTGAAGCCCAGGCAGAGGCAAGATTACTTATGCTTTCTACCAACAACATGCTAAAGCCAGCCGATGGAAAGCCAGTAGTCACTCCGACGCAGGATATGGTTCTGGGCATCTATTACCTCACTATAGAGAGAGACGGCGTAAAAGGCGAAGGTAGGTATTTTTCCTCTCCCGAAGAAGCTGTCTTGGCATATCACATGGGCGAGGTATCCCTCCATGCCAAAGTCAATGTAAGAGTGACGAGGGAAATCAACGGGAAAAAGTGTTCTAAAATAATAAAGACTACGCCGGGCCGTATAATTTTCAACGAGTGCATACCCCAGAACCTCGGTTTTGTAGATAGGAGCAAGGAAGAAAATCTCTTTGAGCCGGAACTAAATATGTTGGTCGATAAAGGCAAACTAGGAGAAATAGTAGACCGCTGCTACAAAAAACACGGAACGACAAAGACCGCTGAAGTGCTCGACAAAATAAAAGAATTAGGTTTTCATTTTGCTACAAAAGCAGGTATTACCATAGGCATCACCGATATTGAGATACCGGAGGACAAGGAAAAAATCATTTCCGAGGCGGAAGAACAGGTCGACCAGGTAGAACTAATGTACAGGCGAGGGCTCATTTCCGACGAAGAACGCTATGAAAAAGTCATCGAGATATGGGCTAATGCCACGGAGAAGGTCACTGAAAGTTTGATGAACAGCCTGGATAAATTGAACTCGGTCTACATGATGGCTAATTCCGGCGCAAGAGGTAATAAGCAGCAGATAAGACAGTTGGCCGGGATGAGGGGCCTCATGGCCGACACAGCTGGGCGCATCATAGACCTGCCGATTAAGGCCAATTTCAGAGAAGGGCTTACCGTGTTGGAATACTTCATATCAACCCATGGCGCAAGAAAAGGGCTTGCCGATACAGCTTTAAGGACTGCCGATTCTGGTTACCTGACTAGGCGCCTGGTGGATGTAAGCCAAGACGTGATAGTGAGGGAACTGGACTGCGGCACAACAGAAGGCGTCACCGTAAGAGCTATAATGGACGGCAAGGAAGTGATAGAAACCTTAAGAGAGCGAATCGATGGCCGTTATGCTCTGGAGGATGTGGTAGATCCCAGAACCGGCGAAGTTCTAGTAAGGGCCAACGAAATGATTACCGACGAAATTGCGGATAAGATAGTAGCCGCAGGTATAGAGGAAGTAAAAATCCGTTCGGTCTTCACCTGCAGGACTCGCCACGGCGTTTGCGCCAAGTGCTACGGGAAAAACCTTGCTACCGGAAAACCTGTAGAAGTAGGTGAAGCGGTGGGGATTATAGCAGCCCAGTCCATTGGGGAGCCCGGAACGCAGCTCACTATGAGAACGTTTCACACTGGTGGAATTGCCGGATATGACATAACTCAGGGTCTTCCGAGGGTAGAAGAATTATTTGAGGCAAGGAGGCCCAAAGGGCAAGCGGTCATTGCAGAAAATGCCGGCATGGTCAGGATTCTGGACACCAAGAAAAAGAGGGAAGTGGAGGTTGCCGGCGACGACGGAGAAGCCAGGGTTTACCAGATTCCTTATGGAGCAAGGCTGACGGTGGAAAACGGGAGCCGCGTCGAAGCAGGAGACCCATTGTGCGAAGGACCCATAAATCCCCACGACATATTGAGAATTAAAGGCGTAGGTGGAGTTCAGGCTTACCTGTTACAGGAAGTGCTTAAGGTCTACCGAATGCAGGGAGTGGATATAAACGATAAGCACATTGAAATTATAATCCGACAGATGCTGCGCAAGGTGAAAATAGAGGATCCGGGAGATACAGAGCTTTTGCCGGGTGAACTAGTAGATATATTTGAATTTGAAGAGATAAATGAGCACGCAAAGCAGGAAGGTAAAAAGCCCGCAGAAGCAAGGAGGGTCCTGTTGGGCATAACAAAAGCGTCCCTTGCCACTGATTCGTTCTTGTCCGCGGCGTCCTTCCAGGAAACGGCGCGAGTTCTTACGGAAGCGGCCATAAAAGGCAAGATTGACCCGCTTATAGGACTTAAAGAGAACGTAATAATAGGGAAACTTATTCCTGCGGGTACTGGAATGAAGCGCTACAGGAACATCAAAATAAACGTAGAGGGGCAGGGGCAAGAAAATCAATCTACGAACCAACAGTAA
- the rpoB gene encoding DNA-directed RNA polymerase subunit beta — translation MVRPVKVGGRTRWSFGKIQEVMDLPYLIEIQKNSYEWFLREGLREVLQEFSPIEDFTGNLVLEFLDYTLDNNPKYSVDECKERDVTYAVPLKVRVRLINKETGEVKEQDVFMGDFPLMTENGTFIINGAERVIVSQLVRSPGVYFDRQIDKNGRALYMGTVIPNRGAWLELETDSNEVIYVRVDRTRKIPVTVLLRALGYSTNAQILELLGEDEKILRTLEKDNTENQEEALIEIYKRLRPGEPPTVENARSLLESLFFDPKRYDLANVGRYKFNKKLRLKNRIVGKTAAENIEDPATGEILVKQGQKITRKIAEMLEQHRINEIKVQVEEDKAVKVIANGYKEGDGPDVFRTEKYITVDDIVATVNYLLNLSYGIGDIDDIDHLGNRRVRSVGELLQNQFRIGLARMERVIKERMTIQDVDAITPQGLINIRPLVAAIKEFFGSSQLSQFMDQTNPLAELTHKRRLSALGPGGLSRERAGFEVRDVHYSHYGRMCPIETPEGPNIGLISSLSTYARVNEYGFIETPYRKVDKERGVVTDEIEYLTADEEDEYVIAQANVPLDEEGRFIQKRVTARYKDETILVPAEEVDYMDLTPKQLVSVATALIPFLEHDDANRALMGSNMQRQAVPLITTEAPLVGTGIEWRAALDSGVMIVAKNSGVVEKVTAREIVIRRDSDNGLDVYKVHKFMRSNLGTCINQRPIVRKGDRVEAGQPIADGPSTDHGELALGKNVLVAFMPWEGYNYEDAILISERLVKDDVFTSIHIEQYEAEARDTKLGPEEITRDIPNVGEDALKDLDERGIIRIGAEVRAGDILVGKVTPKGETELTAEERLLRAIFGEKAREVRDTSLRVPHGEYGIVVDVKVFSRENGDELPPGVNQLVRVYVAQKRKISVGDKMAGRHGNKGVISRILPIEDMPFLPDGTPVDIVLNPLGVPSRMNIGQILETHLGWAAKALGWHVATPVFDGADEEEIFECLRKAGLPENGKIELRDGRTGEPFDRKVTVGYMYMLKLVHLVDDKIHARSTGPYSLVTQQPLGGKAQFGGQRFGEMEVWALEAYGASYTLQELLTVKSDDVMGRVKTYEAIVKGENVPEPGIPESFKVLIKELQSLCLDVKILSEDAKEIEIKETDDDEEVEGLDVNMEGFEGQAETPVTDEEEEEPEEEDLYEELLSDRELEKDMDFDEDFDEELDFGESDEDDY, via the coding sequence ATGGTTCGTCCTGTAAAAGTAGGAGGACGCACCCGCTGGAGTTTTGGGAAAATTCAAGAAGTGATGGATCTCCCATACCTTATAGAGATACAAAAAAATTCTTATGAATGGTTTTTAAGGGAAGGGTTAAGAGAAGTTCTCCAGGAATTTTCCCCCATAGAGGATTTTACAGGAAATCTCGTATTGGAATTTCTAGATTACACTTTGGACAACAATCCCAAATACTCGGTGGATGAATGCAAGGAAAGGGATGTTACATACGCTGTTCCTCTGAAAGTTCGGGTTAGACTCATAAACAAGGAGACGGGAGAGGTTAAGGAACAGGATGTTTTCATGGGCGATTTTCCGCTCATGACAGAAAACGGCACCTTTATAATAAACGGGGCAGAGCGGGTAATTGTAAGCCAGCTAGTGCGCTCTCCCGGTGTGTACTTCGACAGGCAGATAGATAAAAACGGCAGGGCCCTCTACATGGGAACCGTAATTCCCAACCGCGGTGCATGGCTTGAACTGGAGACTGACTCCAACGAAGTCATATACGTAAGGGTTGATAGGACCAGGAAAATTCCCGTAACCGTTCTTTTGAGAGCATTAGGTTACAGCACGAATGCCCAGATTCTGGAACTGTTGGGTGAGGACGAGAAAATCTTAAGGACCTTGGAGAAGGATAATACGGAGAATCAAGAAGAGGCTTTGATTGAGATTTACAAGCGCTTGAGGCCGGGTGAACCGCCGACCGTGGAAAATGCAAGGTCGCTGCTGGAGTCACTGTTTTTCGATCCCAAGCGATATGACCTGGCGAATGTCGGTAGGTATAAATTCAACAAGAAGCTCCGGTTGAAAAACCGAATTGTGGGGAAGACGGCTGCGGAGAACATAGAGGATCCCGCGACTGGAGAGATATTGGTAAAACAGGGTCAAAAAATCACCCGAAAGATAGCCGAAATGCTCGAACAGCACAGGATAAACGAAATCAAAGTGCAGGTTGAAGAAGATAAGGCCGTTAAGGTAATAGCCAATGGATATAAGGAAGGTGATGGTCCGGACGTATTCCGCACTGAAAAATACATCACCGTCGATGATATAGTTGCAACTGTCAATTATCTTCTCAACCTCTCTTACGGGATAGGAGACATAGACGATATAGATCACCTGGGCAACCGCAGGGTGAGGTCGGTAGGAGAACTTTTGCAAAATCAGTTCCGCATAGGCCTCGCCAGGATGGAAAGAGTTATCAAAGAACGGATGACCATTCAGGATGTGGATGCCATAACTCCTCAAGGGCTCATTAACATAAGACCTCTGGTAGCCGCAATAAAGGAATTTTTTGGAAGTAGCCAGCTTTCTCAATTCATGGATCAGACCAACCCCTTAGCAGAACTTACCCACAAAAGAAGGCTCAGTGCCCTGGGCCCCGGAGGCCTCAGCCGCGAGAGGGCCGGATTTGAAGTCAGGGACGTGCACTATTCCCATTACGGCCGCATGTGCCCTATAGAAACTCCGGAAGGACCCAACATCGGTCTTATAAGTTCGCTCAGCACTTACGCCAGGGTAAACGAATACGGCTTTATCGAGACCCCATACCGCAAGGTTGACAAGGAAAGAGGCGTAGTCACCGATGAAATTGAATACCTGACTGCCGACGAAGAAGATGAATATGTAATAGCCCAGGCCAACGTGCCCCTTGATGAAGAGGGAAGGTTTATTCAAAAGAGGGTTACGGCAAGATACAAGGACGAAACGATACTGGTTCCGGCGGAAGAGGTAGACTATATGGACCTTACGCCGAAGCAATTGGTCAGCGTTGCGACAGCTCTCATACCGTTCCTTGAGCACGACGACGCCAACCGCGCCCTCATGGGTTCCAACATGCAGCGCCAGGCGGTGCCACTTATAACCACCGAAGCGCCGTTAGTCGGCACGGGGATAGAATGGAGGGCGGCCTTGGACTCGGGTGTCATGATCGTAGCGAAAAATTCCGGCGTGGTGGAAAAGGTTACGGCAAGGGAAATAGTAATTCGTAGGGACAGTGACAACGGCCTTGACGTATATAAAGTCCACAAATTCATGAGGTCCAACCTGGGAACCTGCATTAACCAAAGGCCCATCGTGAGGAAGGGTGACAGGGTAGAAGCCGGCCAGCCTATAGCCGACGGGCCTTCTACCGACCATGGGGAGCTCGCTTTAGGAAAAAACGTGCTGGTGGCTTTCATGCCGTGGGAAGGCTACAACTACGAAGATGCCATTTTAATTTCGGAACGTCTTGTCAAAGACGATGTTTTCACGTCCATTCACATAGAGCAGTACGAAGCTGAAGCTAGGGACACTAAGCTAGGCCCTGAGGAGATTACGAGGGACATCCCCAACGTGGGTGAGGATGCTTTGAAAGATCTAGACGAAAGGGGAATCATACGAATAGGAGCCGAAGTCCGGGCTGGAGATATCCTGGTGGGCAAGGTGACTCCCAAAGGCGAAACAGAGCTTACGGCGGAAGAAAGGTTGCTAAGAGCCATCTTTGGGGAAAAAGCAAGGGAGGTAAGGGATACATCGCTACGCGTCCCGCATGGCGAATACGGTATAGTGGTAGACGTCAAGGTGTTTAGCAGGGAAAACGGAGACGAACTGCCGCCTGGAGTCAACCAGTTAGTGAGGGTGTACGTTGCTCAAAAACGCAAGATATCGGTTGGAGATAAGATGGCAGGTCGTCACGGGAACAAAGGGGTAATTTCAAGGATACTGCCGATTGAAGACATGCCCTTCTTACCCGACGGCACCCCGGTCGATATAGTGCTAAACCCCTTGGGAGTTCCTTCGCGAATGAACATCGGTCAGATACTTGAAACGCACCTGGGGTGGGCTGCAAAAGCATTGGGTTGGCACGTAGCAACTCCCGTTTTTGATGGTGCCGATGAGGAAGAAATCTTTGAATGTCTTAGGAAAGCGGGTCTGCCGGAAAATGGCAAGATAGAGCTAAGGGACGGACGTACCGGAGAGCCTTTTGATAGAAAAGTTACGGTAGGCTATATGTACATGTTGAAACTTGTTCACTTAGTGGACGATAAGATTCACGCCAGGTCCACCGGCCCCTATTCGCTCGTTACGCAGCAACCTCTTGGCGGAAAGGCACAGTTCGGAGGACAGAGATTCGGAGAGATGGAAGTGTGGGCTTTGGAGGCCTACGGTGCAAGCTATACCTTGCAGGAACTCCTTACTGTGAAGTCCGATGACGTGATGGGTCGCGTGAAAACTTACGAGGCCATCGTAAAAGGCGAAAACGTGCCGGAGCCGGGAATACCCGAATCTTTCAAGGTGCTCATAAAAGAATTGCAGTCGCTGTGCCTTGACGTAAAGATTCTTTCCGAGGATGCGAAGGAAATAGAAATTAAGGAAACTGATGACGATGAAGAAGTTGAAGGTCTGGATGTGAATATGGAAGGCTTCGAAGGTCAGGCGGAAACTCCGGTGACGGATGAAGAGGAAGAAGAACCGGAGGAAGAAGACCTGTACGAAGAACTGCTGTCGGATAGGGAATTGGAAAAAGATATGGATTTTGATGAGGACTTCGATGAGGAGTTGGATTTTGGAGAAAGCGATGAAGACGATTATTAA